The DNA window TGGAAGTGATATCATCTGATATGGCATGACAGTTTCTGGTACCTGGGGGTGACCTCTGGATCTAGCTAAACTTAAAGagagaaagccccccccccagctccttcCTCCTGCACCACATCAAGATGTATTTCTGGATTCTTCCTGCATGCTGAGCTGCTGGATGCCAGTGTGTACCCTGTCAGGTTCCTACGCTTATCTGTTACGCAGATCTTCGTGCAGCTGCACTCTTAGTCGTCGGGTTCTCCTCACTGTCTGCCGTTCTCTTGTCTTGCCCCCCTCTGACCGGTCATGTGGAacccccagagcccccccctCTAGCTTGTTGATACAAACACAGAGACCCCTCAGGTGTCAGTCCTCGAGGAGCGCCTGTCACATGTCCAATTATACCACTGCACCCTCTGTCcactgcagcagctgagaagcaCCAGAATAAAAGCAGCTGTAAGAAAAACAGGGTGATtctgacatggggggggggggggggggggtgtcgggaCTGAGGCcaggagacacagacagacaattGATGGCCATCTTCCCAGCAAACATTTATTGATATATAGCATACTATGAGACAGCAATCTTAATCTTCTGTGTTATTTTTACAGCAAAGTTCTAGTATCAGACAAAtagatatataaatacataaatacaaccATATGAAGGGATGAAATAGATGTGCGCCTGGATTTCAGTCTAGCAGGGCTAATCAAAATTTGAGCTGCACACTGCGGTCGATTTAGCTATACTGCAATCTAATGGTACGCATTCCTCATGTAAGCAATAGTTCTGACATACGAATTATACGTTTTTTGTTATAAAAGGAGACAgacaataaaaacagtacaaggATGCCTCTCTGTGATTGAGGGGGCAGGTACGGTGTGCAGTTTTCAGTAAATGGGGCCTGCTGTCTGTTAATATACAGCAGTCTTGGCTTTTTGCACGACTGTTGTGACAGACAGACCCTTCAGGTAGCTCTTCTGTCTGCCTCTGAAAGCCCACATTCTGTGCCGTGAGATTCCCTCGCTTCAGTGTAAGTCTCCCTTTTAAAATCCTGCTGTGTGTATTCTAGAAGTtcattgatgtgtgtgtgtgtgtgtgtgtgtcagtgcacTTGCACACTGTATCATGCGTTTCGCTGTACTGCTGAGCTGCGCACTGAATTCCTGAGGGAAAATCAGAAGCTAATTACTCAATAAATTACAGAATAAATTGTGTAAGAACAATGCAGGTTGTGCAATATCCCATGATTTGGCTGCTCAGTGGAGGCAAGGTCCCCGTAGGTGGGAGGAGAGATTGAGCTGAGCAGGGTAGGGGAAGAACCTACACAGTGTTGCTGGTAAATCCATCAGAAGGTGGGCATTGTGCAGTTCTGATGACCAGGTCTTTGTAGGGGTAGCAAGGTGCGGCGTTCAGTCATCTATGGAGAGAGTAGAGATGGTGGTGTTGTTGGCCTCGCTGGCAAGGGAGGCGGAGGTGCCCGTCGTGGAGGTGTTCTGCGGTTTTGCCCTGGTCCTCATCACCTCCTCTGTATTCCTCTCAGGCTTCACCAGCAGGATGTAACACTTGGGCAGGAAGACGCAGGCCAGCAGCCCAAAGCTGGAGGCCATAATGGCGAAGATCTGCACGGCCACCATGAACTTGCCGCGCGTGCTGAGGTAGGCGGGGACGAAGGAGATCCAGACGATGAAGAAGACCAGCATGCCGAAGGTGATGCACTTGGCCTCGCTGAAGTGGTCCTCCAGCTTACGGGCCACAAAGGCAAAAGCGAAGGCCAGTAATGCTAAAGCGATGTCGTAGGCGAAGATGGCGCAGATGAAGACAATAGATCCCACGTCGCACTCCAGGATGATCTTGATATTCTGGGCTGCTGTATTCTTCACCGGGTGCGGGGGCATCAACACCAGCCACACTGTGCAGGCCACAGCTTGGATCAAGGTGAAAATCACCACCATGGCCCTCTGGTGGACAGGCTGGAGCGTATCGCCGTCCTTCTCGGGATCCTTCTTTGGTGCCGCAGGCACCACAGGCAcagtgggtgtggctggtgccTCAAGCGAAGTCGATGTGTCAGATGCAGCGGCTGCGGCGGCCTTTGCGGCTTTAGCCTTCGCGGTCTTGGCGGCCTTGACGGCAAGGGCGCGCAGCATGAGCACTGCAGACTTTGCCATGAGGGAGGACAGGCAGAGTGCAAAGCCCAAGGCCAGAGCCACCTGGCTGGTCATGCAGGACCAGGGCTGGGGCTTCCCCAGGAACACAACGGAGCTCAGGAACGTGATCACCAGCGAGAACAACAGCGACGCGCTCAGCACCGGGTCGTTGGCCCTGCCCAGGGGCGTGTTCACATGCATTAAGAACAGCACCGCCACCGTGATGGTTGCCAAGGCCCCGAAAGCtgcgatcacaatcagggtgATCCCCAGTGGCTCCCCGAAGTCCAGGAACTCAATGATCTTGGGCACGCAGGTATCGCGGTTGGCGTTGGACCAGTAATCCTCACTGCACTGGATGCATTCCCTCGAGTCTGAGAAGCAGACAGGAAAATCCAAACATAAGTCAACTCCATGACCAGAAAAATTCTTTACTTGACAAAAGGCCCGTATTGCTTAAATTCTCCTAatccagggttcttcaaatcaggagctcgattccaaatccaggccttgttttcagttctcccacaaacttagtttaataattactgattctgattggccagacgcatcacacctggctcacaggtaaagaaAGACTGGACGATCAGCAGGGCTCAGActttgaggaccgtgatttgaacagCCCTGTCTTTATCCCGTCTAAATACACCAGCTTCCGCTGTTAGGTGCATCATGGCGCTCACCTGTCATGTTGCTGATCTCGCCGTCTGCGCAGGGGATGCAGTCGAAGCAGCAGACGGGCTCGCCCTGCCGGATGCCTTTCCTGGTTCCTGGCTGGCAGCTTTCACTGCATACTGAGCGGGGGCTCTGCAGAACAGAGGCACCACGCAATGTTCAATACAGCCTGCATATCCACAGAATGAGTCAAGTGTGTATCATGAACAACGTGTGTATGGAGTGCGATAGTGCCTTGCAGTAGGTGTGTATGGAGTGTGATAGTGCCTTGCAGTAGGTGTGTATGGAGTGCGATAGTGCCttgcagtatgtgtgtatgGAGTGCGATAGTGCCTTGCAGTAGGTGTGTATGGAGTGCGATAGTGCCTTGCAGTAGGTGTGTATGGAGTGCGATAGTGCCTTGCAGTAGGTGTGTATGGAGTGCGATAGTGCCttgcagtatgtgtgtatgGAGTGCGATAGTGCCTTGCAGTAGGTGTGTATGGAGTGCGATAGTGCCTTGCAGTATTTGTGTATGGAGTGCGATAGTGCCttgcagtatgtgtgtatgaAGTGCGATAGTGCCTTGCAGTAGGTGTGTATGGAGTGCGACAGTGCCTTGCAGTAGGTGTGTATGGAGTGCGATAGTGCCTTGCAGTAGGTGTGTATGGAGTGCGACAGTGCCTTGCAGTAGGTGTGTATGGAGTGCGATAGTGCCTTGCAGTAGGTGGGCACCCactcctgggttgttccccaccttatACCCATAGCCTTTGGgatgggctctggacccccgtGATCCTGATTAGGACAAGCagttttagaaaatggatgaagaACAGGGCACCTGCAGAGCATTGTTGTTCCAGACAATAGACTCATTGTTGATGGTCAGCCTGGCCCCCGGGGGCGCTGTGCCATTGTAATGGCCGATCTGGACGAAGGAGATGTGGCCGTCTCCGTTTGCTTGCCAGTTGATGATGTCGTATTCCCCATTGACCTCGCCGTCGTTGAAGAAGATGTGCTCTCCTGTGTGTGGAACATTGAATCTCAGATTCTTCAGGTAGTACATCAGCTGGAGAGAAAGGACAAGATAACACAGCAATTCGTCATTCGCAATGAAGGCCCAGGTATGGTCCTGTCCAATCAGAAATAGCTGAATGAACTCTCACCTGCCATGGCTCAAACGTTGTGATGTTAGCACAGCTGTTGCCCTCGAATGGGCCATGGCCCGGAAcgcagtcctctagctggtgcAGAGCCTGCGCCACAGCATACACGGCCTTGTAGACactataggtgaagcgcagctGCGAAATGTCCATGTACGTGTTGTTAATGGTGTCCAAGGACTCCTGACCTGTGCACAGCTTTGCGGAAGAGGTGATGGACCTGGCAAGAGAGAGGTTTCCAGCCCACAGGCTGCCGCGTGCACTTGGGGCCTGGCTCTTGTCCAGCTTGCAGTTGAAAGCCATCTCCCAGAACTCCTCTGTGAGTGTGTTGTCGTAGGGGTCGATCGCACGGAGGTGCTCATGCAGCCCTGGGATGTCAGCCCTGCGGATGCCGAAGCCCAGTGTTCCACCCAGGACACCGTGGATCCCAGGCCGAGCGATGAGGGCGGAGGTGATCCAGGCCTCGCTGGCGATCCAGGTGCGGTTGGTGACGTTGTGTTGCTGGAGCTCCAAGACCAGCGGGCTCAGGTCCACATCAGAAGAGAACACCACGATGATGTTGGCGGTGGATGCCTTGATGATCTCCACGATTCGCTGGATGGCCTCAGGAGATTGGATCTTGGGCAGTGTCTCAGAGAAGGAGATACACACCCCAGCCTCCTCTACCTCTTCCTTGAAAGCTTTGATGCCGTACTTGCCATAGTCGTCATCCGCGGCGATAGTGCCCACCCAGGCCCAGCCAAAACGCAGAACCAGTTGGGCCATGGCCCTGGACTGGTGGACATCACTGGGGATGGTCCGCAGGAACGTGGGGAACTGGAACCGACTCTCCAGGACGGAGCAGGATGATTCGTAACTGACCTGAAGAAGGGAGGGGTTGacaaatttaaaaacaataaatctCTTTTTGAAATTTTTTAGTGTGTACATGCCTAATAAATATGACCTTCTTTTGTCATTGTGGATTAAACTGAAAAGTGAATGCAAACTAACTTCTGAAGGACATAACAATGTCTGTTGTCTTGGTTTAAGGTACCTGCGGGAAGTAGTACAGGCCTAGAATTCGGGCGGTGGCGATAGAGAGGTCAGACCCACCGGCACCCACAAGCGCCGCCAGTGGGGACCCTGTGCCACACCGGTAGTTGGGCACAGCCTCGTCCTGTCCAGTCAAGTACGTCAGTGTACCCTCAACTGCCTTGGAGATTGTAAAGCATGAATCGTAAATGACATAGCCGAGGTCTGTTCGGGGAAGTATGTCGTCgttgttgttaatttcattgaTGGCGAAGAGCATCGTTTGAGCCCAGCGGAATGTTCGGTAATTAAACCTGCGGAGAGAAAGCGTAGAGGAGCTTCAAGGGTAATACGTAAGAGTGTCCCCTAGGGGGCGACAAATCACCGTAAAACGCGTGGAGAATGCTCCTGTTCCTTTCACATAGTGCAAAAAGTTAATAAAGACGAAAAGGAATcattcaaattaaatttaacGTATTCagattaaatgtttaaatactAGGTTGTATAAATGAGTGTGTGAGAATGGATTCTTCTGGTTTTAAAAGATCAGAGGAAAAAAAGTAAGATAAAGAGGTCTTCAATAAAACTGCAgtttttatgtgtttatttctCAAAGCCTTTTACTATCAGATTGTTAAGCATTTATTGCAAATGACCTTAGAAAGGGGCAAATGAGGAGTGACATCACAGCTGTCAGCCTTCCAGTCGATGAGCTTTACACACCTGCATATGCTGACCCTGGGCTCCTACTGTATCATGGTTACCAACCTTTCTAAATCCACACCAACATCCACAGGCTGAGGCAACCCCCCGAAGATTATTACTGGGCGGAGGTTAAGTGAAACAATAACTTTCCAAGTTGAGAGCCGTAATAGTCCCCATTGTTCATTGGACAGTGGAATGTACACGTATATTGTCACAAAGTCCTGGGAGGAGCTAAGTGCACATAATTGTAACAACAAATCAATACTTGGCATTTGAAGTGCTTCTTACTGTAAACGAAGCTGACTCTCATTGAGAATCTAAATCACGACAGATACAAAGGAAATGCAAATTCCCATATAATCAATATATTATTACTCATTGAGTAATTAGTCTgaatatagtaaaaaaaaaaatgcttcagtatataaacaaatgaaatttaaaatgatTATGGTTTACAGTCTAAAACAAGATTTTGCTCAGAACATTAGAACACTTTATACATGCAGATCACTCTTGATTATATTATTTACTGGTTCTTTATGTCAACCAGTAACACAAAACCCATTCCACAGGCAGGCATTGAAATCCTCACCCTTCGCATCCGGATGATGTGGGTATGGACGACGTGTTGGTGTCGGGTGAGATCACACGATAGTGCACAGGAAACATCCCCCCTATGACCACCTTGTTCTTCTCTACGTTCTTGTATCCGTTCAAGTTGAACTTGGCCTTCAGTTTACAGCTTGACTGAGCCCAGACGCTCCCGAAAAcctgcaaaaacacacataatcGGAGGAGAGCAAGGCGTTTCATCTCCACATTGGTACAGGAAAAGTGCGAGATGTAGGGCCTGGAGATTGTTCTGAAGCAGTGGGTGATTCTGCAGTACAACCTCGCTCAAATCCCTGTGGATTTCCAGTGTTGCATAAGGCAGTTGGTCCCACATATCAAACTGCAGTACAACGACGGTAATGAACAGAACAGGGGATTCCCTGGCAGCCGTTACTGCACCTACTATATTCGTAATTAAATTCTGCAAATATTCAGAGACAGATTTACTCCACAGCCTCCACAGCTGCCAGACCTGACACTCATCTTATTAGATGAATTTACTTTGACAGACATTAGAGTCCAGCATTCATAATTGGccatattaattttaattaggCAGATCATGTTATAAAAACTGTAGCCTGGTTATTGGAAACACAGTAAAAGTCTCCATGGACAAATGCACTGCACTTACGtaaatgtggaaaatgaaaaatgaattgtTTCCTAGTGATGGTGTGAGACAGGCTGACTGAGATGTCAGCATTTTTATGGACTTTAGATAATCAGAGCCCAAGATGTCTTTGCTCCAAGAGTCATCAGTATTTAAGGGGACCTAATACCAACATTACTGAACGTTCTAGAGGGATTTGTCATTCTTGACGTGATTATAAAACTTGCAAATGCTCCCAAAACTGTTCATGAATTTTAATAATGGAAGGCCTTGTCAAAAATAGTGTAAAGTCATTGTGAAGGCGCCTTGGCTCTCTGGAGACAGCCTGTAATTTATCTGTGATTTCACTATTTGACCCACACTTGTTACACCAAGTTAAACCTCGTGAGAATGAGgaagtgaatcactgaggtaaCTTCAAAGCAAAGTGAATGGGGCAGTAGCAgctataccccccccccccccccccccgtatttatagtatataaaatattatatagaaatatattatAGAATACAACTATTCTATCCCATTATATATCTTGCTCACAGTCATGGGATAGCAGCAATAGTATGCATAGAatataatagaatagaatagaatatagATCTGTTATGTAGGATAtagtatataaaatattatatagaaATATAATAGAATACAACTATTCTATTCCTTTATATATCTTGCTCACAGCCATGGGATAGCAGCAATAGCAtttatagaatagaatagaattaatagttataaagtgttaaataaatgcattgatAAACAGGGCTCAGATTTAATTAAGTCAAAATAGCAGTGTGTTTGGTCAGGCGTGACGGAGACACTCTTGGGGCTAATTTGCCGCCGTGTTCATGTGTCAGCCTTGCTGGTGCTGTGCACGCCTGCTTTCTCCCTGGGACATTTAGTCCCGTAACGCTTCTACACCATAACAGATACTGTATCTTATGTGAGCTCCGGGCTGTTGTCGGAACACTGAACTTGTCGCCACTTGTCCTTCAATCTCCCGCCGCAGCCGCAGCCGCAGCTGAACCCCGGCTTGGGAGTCGTGCAGAGGGGGCGCCAGCTGCACACGTCCCCTCTCCCAATTAAGGTCGCAACAGAGACGCTTAACGAGCCTCTGCTCTAATTAAACACTCACCCTGGGCCAAAATATCTTCCGTAGAGTATATCACATGATCTGAATCTGGATATGTAGCTTCAAACACAGTTATAGTTTGAGTAGTAACATAAcataacgtttttttttttaataaatcatgTTATATTATGAAAATTTGTATTATGGCTTATTCTGGGAGCGCATAAGACATGGTAATGTCTGATCAGGCATTAGTCCATTGCAGAACATTTGtacgcacacccacacacccacacacacacagacacacacacccacacacacacacacacacacacacccacacacacacacacacacccacccacacacacacacagacacacacacgcacaccccaAGTCACAAACACAGTAACTGGGAAATGGATGATATGCAGACATAGATGTCGATACATATAGCAAAGTCaagaagtgtgtgtgtctgtattacATTGATATCGTCCTGCCGTGTGGTGTAATGGGCCCCCTGCTTGCTTCCATTCA is part of the Paramormyrops kingsleyae isolate MSU_618 chromosome 17, PKINGS_0.4, whole genome shotgun sequence genome and encodes:
- the vmn2r1 gene encoding vomeronasal type-2 receptor 1 isoform X2, with protein sequence MDHFEATAHINGHFRVFTTGVQLNGSKQGAHYTTRQDDINVFGSVWAQSSCKLKAKFNLNGYKNVEKNKVVIGGMFPVHYRVISPDTNTSSIPTSSGCEGFNYRTFRWAQTMLFAINEINNNDDILPRTDLGYVIYDSCFTISKAVEGTLTYLTGQDEAVPNYRCGTGSPLAALVGAGGSDLSIATARILGLYYFPQVSYESSCSVLESRFQFPTFLRTIPSDVHQSRAMAQLVLRFGWAWVGTIAADDDYGKYGIKAFKEEVEEAGVCISFSETLPKIQSPEAIQRIVEIIKASTANIIVVFSSDVDLSPLVLELQQHNVTNRTWIASEAWITSALIARPGIHGVLGGTLGFGIRRADIPGLHEHLRAIDPYDNTLTEEFWEMAFNCKLDKSQAPSARGSLWAGNLSLARSITSSAKLCTGQESLDTINNTYMDISQLRFTYSVYKAVYAVAQALHQLEDCVPGHGPFEGNSCANITTFEPWQLMYYLKNLRFNVPHTGEHIFFNDGEVNGEYDIINWQANGDGHISFVQIGHYNGTAPPGARLTINNESIVWNNNALQSPRSVCSESCQPGTRKGIRQGEPVCCFDCIPCADGEISNMTDSRECIQCSEDYWSNANRDTCVPKIIEFLDFGEPLGITLIVIAAFGALATITVAVLFLMHVNTPLGRANDPVLSASLLFSLVITFLSSVVFLGKPQPWSCMTSQVALALGFALCLSSLMAKSAVLMLRALAVKAAKTAKAKAAKAAAAAASDTSTSLEAPATPTVPVVPAAPKKDPEKDGDTLQPVHQRAMVVIFTLIQAVACTVWLVLMPPHPVKNTAAQNIKIILECDVGSIVFICAIFAYDIALALLAFAFAFVARKLEDHFSEAKCITFGMLVFFIVWISFVPAYLSTRGKFMVAVQIFAIMASSFGLLACVFLPKCYILLVKPERNTEEVMRTRAKPQNTSTTGTSASLASEANNTTISTLSIDD
- the vmn2r1 gene encoding vomeronasal type-2 receptor 1 isoform X4, which gives rise to MFPVHYRVISPDTNTSSIPTSSGCEGFNYRTFRWAQTMLFAINEINNNDDILPRTDLGYVIYDSCFTISKAVEGTLTYLTGQDEAVPNYRCGTGSPLAALVGAGGSDLSIATARILGLYYFPQVSYESSCSVLESRFQFPTFLRTIPSDVHQSRAMAQLVLRFGWAWVGTIAADDDYGKYGIKAFKEEVEEAGVCISFSETLPKIQSPEAIQRIVEIIKASTANIIVVFSSDVDLSPLVLELQQHNVTNRTWIASEAWITSALIARPGIHGVLGGTLGFGIRRADIPGLHEHLRAIDPYDNTLTEEFWEMAFNCKLDKSQAPSARGSLWAGNLSLARSITSSAKLCTGQESLDTINNTYMDISQLRFTYSVYKAVYAVAQALHQLEDCVPGHGPFEGNSCANITTFEPWQLMYYLKNLRFNVPHTGEHIFFNDGEVNGEYDIINWQANGDGHISFVQIGHYNGTAPPGARLTINNESIVWNNNALQSPRSVCSESCQPGTRKGIRQGEPVCCFDCIPCADGEISNMTDSRECIQCSEDYWSNANRDTCVPKIIEFLDFGEPLGITLIVIAAFGALATITVAVLFLMHVNTPLGRANDPVLSASLLFSLVITFLSSVVFLGKPQPWSCMTSQVALALGFALCLSSLMAKSAVLMLRALAVKAAKTAKAKAAKAAAAAASDTSTSLEAPATPTVPVVPAAPKKDPEKDGDTLQPVHQRAMVVIFTLIQAVACTVWLVLMPPHPVKNTAAQNIKIILECDVGSIVFICAIFAYDIALALLAFAFAFVARKLEDHFSEAKCITFGMLVFFIVWISFVPAYLSTRGKFMVAVQIFAIMASSFGLLACVFLPKCYILLVKPERNTEEVMRTRAKPQNTSTTGTSASLASEANNTTISTLSIDD
- the vmn2r1 gene encoding vomeronasal type-2 receptor 1 isoform X1 — its product is MDQQDGFGENDQMSLYSTAHINGHFRVFTTGVQLNGSKQGAHYTTRQDDINVFGSVWAQSSCKLKAKFNLNGYKNVEKNKVVIGGMFPVHYRVISPDTNTSSIPTSSGCEGFNYRTFRWAQTMLFAINEINNNDDILPRTDLGYVIYDSCFTISKAVEGTLTYLTGQDEAVPNYRCGTGSPLAALVGAGGSDLSIATARILGLYYFPQVSYESSCSVLESRFQFPTFLRTIPSDVHQSRAMAQLVLRFGWAWVGTIAADDDYGKYGIKAFKEEVEEAGVCISFSETLPKIQSPEAIQRIVEIIKASTANIIVVFSSDVDLSPLVLELQQHNVTNRTWIASEAWITSALIARPGIHGVLGGTLGFGIRRADIPGLHEHLRAIDPYDNTLTEEFWEMAFNCKLDKSQAPSARGSLWAGNLSLARSITSSAKLCTGQESLDTINNTYMDISQLRFTYSVYKAVYAVAQALHQLEDCVPGHGPFEGNSCANITTFEPWQLMYYLKNLRFNVPHTGEHIFFNDGEVNGEYDIINWQANGDGHISFVQIGHYNGTAPPGARLTINNESIVWNNNALQSPRSVCSESCQPGTRKGIRQGEPVCCFDCIPCADGEISNMTDSRECIQCSEDYWSNANRDTCVPKIIEFLDFGEPLGITLIVIAAFGALATITVAVLFLMHVNTPLGRANDPVLSASLLFSLVITFLSSVVFLGKPQPWSCMTSQVALALGFALCLSSLMAKSAVLMLRALAVKAAKTAKAKAAKAAAAAASDTSTSLEAPATPTVPVVPAAPKKDPEKDGDTLQPVHQRAMVVIFTLIQAVACTVWLVLMPPHPVKNTAAQNIKIILECDVGSIVFICAIFAYDIALALLAFAFAFVARKLEDHFSEAKCITFGMLVFFIVWISFVPAYLSTRGKFMVAVQIFAIMASSFGLLACVFLPKCYILLVKPERNTEEVMRTRAKPQNTSTTGTSASLASEANNTTISTLSIDD
- the vmn2r1 gene encoding vomeronasal type-2 receptor 1 isoform X3, translating into MDLVKMTKCLYIVFGSVWAQSSCKLKAKFNLNGYKNVEKNKVVIGGMFPVHYRVISPDTNTSSIPTSSGCEGFNYRTFRWAQTMLFAINEINNNDDILPRTDLGYVIYDSCFTISKAVEGTLTYLTGQDEAVPNYRCGTGSPLAALVGAGGSDLSIATARILGLYYFPQVSYESSCSVLESRFQFPTFLRTIPSDVHQSRAMAQLVLRFGWAWVGTIAADDDYGKYGIKAFKEEVEEAGVCISFSETLPKIQSPEAIQRIVEIIKASTANIIVVFSSDVDLSPLVLELQQHNVTNRTWIASEAWITSALIARPGIHGVLGGTLGFGIRRADIPGLHEHLRAIDPYDNTLTEEFWEMAFNCKLDKSQAPSARGSLWAGNLSLARSITSSAKLCTGQESLDTINNTYMDISQLRFTYSVYKAVYAVAQALHQLEDCVPGHGPFEGNSCANITTFEPWQLMYYLKNLRFNVPHTGEHIFFNDGEVNGEYDIINWQANGDGHISFVQIGHYNGTAPPGARLTINNESIVWNNNALQSPRSVCSESCQPGTRKGIRQGEPVCCFDCIPCADGEISNMTDSRECIQCSEDYWSNANRDTCVPKIIEFLDFGEPLGITLIVIAAFGALATITVAVLFLMHVNTPLGRANDPVLSASLLFSLVITFLSSVVFLGKPQPWSCMTSQVALALGFALCLSSLMAKSAVLMLRALAVKAAKTAKAKAAKAAAAAASDTSTSLEAPATPTVPVVPAAPKKDPEKDGDTLQPVHQRAMVVIFTLIQAVACTVWLVLMPPHPVKNTAAQNIKIILECDVGSIVFICAIFAYDIALALLAFAFAFVARKLEDHFSEAKCITFGMLVFFIVWISFVPAYLSTRGKFMVAVQIFAIMASSFGLLACVFLPKCYILLVKPERNTEEVMRTRAKPQNTSTTGTSASLASEANNTTISTLSIDD